One window from the genome of Jeotgalibacillus haloalkalitolerans encodes:
- a CDS encoding type II secretion system F family protein, producing MDALIILCIVLFWFLVLLGLRNWSVYIKEKRELLLHISDVTMVDAFEKKEKKRKQRAGFIDKATKFADEFADLGQRINFFSVNQDVADWLKKSGNPYELTVARFQGLKMMLMTVGFFLGMFFFFLGLPLSQFGIVLTPLLGYFLPIIVIRQQVKQRQQALRMDLPDFLDTVSTSLQAGVSLDQALREVIRFFDGPLREEFTRFIQEIDLGVQREHAYRNLLERNSNQEFQQLIKSLLQGMKLGVPVASTFKLQAEDMRQLREEQVKELAAKASPKVTLVTTFIVAPVSILMVAGLMILNLIYGDNSLTNLF from the coding sequence ATGGATGCCTTAATCATTTTATGTATTGTGCTGTTCTGGTTTCTCGTCCTGCTCGGACTCAGGAACTGGTCCGTCTATATCAAAGAAAAACGGGAATTGCTGCTTCATATCTCTGACGTCACAATGGTCGATGCATTCGAAAAAAAGGAGAAGAAGCGTAAGCAGCGTGCAGGGTTTATCGACAAGGCAACTAAATTCGCAGATGAATTTGCAGACCTTGGCCAGCGCATCAACTTCTTCAGTGTCAATCAGGATGTAGCAGACTGGCTGAAGAAATCGGGTAATCCATATGAGTTGACAGTTGCGCGTTTTCAGGGGCTGAAGATGATGCTAATGACAGTCGGCTTTTTCCTCGGAATGTTTTTCTTCTTCCTTGGACTGCCGCTATCACAATTTGGCATTGTACTGACACCGCTGCTTGGATATTTCCTGCCGATTATTGTCATACGTCAGCAGGTCAAACAGCGTCAGCAGGCCCTGCGGATGGATCTTCCGGACTTTCTGGATACTGTCAGTACAAGCCTTCAGGCAGGTGTAAGTCTGGACCAGGCTTTAAGGGAGGTGATCCGCTTTTTTGATGGTCCGCTCAGAGAAGAATTCACCCGCTTTATCCAGGAGATCGACTTAGGCGTACAGCGTGAGCACGCCTACCGCAATCTCCTTGAACGTAACAGCAACCAGGAATTCCAGCAGCTGATAAAATCACTCCTTCAGGGAATGAAGCTTGGCGTTCCGGTCGCCTCAACCTTTAAGCTGCAGGCAGAGGATATGAGGCAGTTAAGAGAAGAACAGGTCAAAGAGCTTGCAGCAAAGGCTTCACCGAAAGTGACGCTGGTAACGACTTTTATTGTGGCGCCGGTGTCGATTTTGATGGTAGCAGGACTGATGATATTGAATCTGATTTATGGCGACAACAGCTTAACGAATTTATTTTAA